In the Streptomyces fradiae ATCC 10745 = DSM 40063 genome, one interval contains:
- a CDS encoding alpha-amylase, translating to MRSTLVVGAAVLALAAPGTAAHAVSPASAADSTVAPACVAFSASWRYTFVTNDCSTTHTVRVVYGDGTQVPCREVAPGATATFPGYGTTGNTVEGLALCTEAGAA from the coding sequence ATGCGTTCAACTCTTGTGGTCGGCGCGGCGGTTCTGGCCCTGGCGGCACCCGGTACGGCCGCCCACGCCGTCTCCCCGGCGAGCGCGGCGGACTCCACGGTCGCACCCGCGTGCGTGGCCTTCAGCGCGAGCTGGCGCTACACGTTCGTGACCAACGACTGCTCCACCACCCACACGGTGAGGGTCGTGTACGGCGACGGGACACAGGTTCCCTGCCGCGAGGTGGCGCCGGGAGCCACGGCGACCTTCCCGGGGTACGGGACCACGGGGAACACGGTCGAGGGCCTGGCCCTGTGCACCGAGGCCGGCGCCGCCTGA
- a CDS encoding SulP family inorganic anion transporter → MDPLFSSLRGYRRRWLGRDALAGATVWAVLVPEALAYATIAGVPPVAGLYAAPAALLLYAALGSSAHLVVGPMAATAALSAAVVGEAADGSGARFAAMTAALALTVGGAALLGGALRLGFLASFVSEPVMKGFIVGLALTIIAGQLPKLLGLEGGPGDFFEKVWTLVGDLGATSGLTALVGAGGLALILALRKAAPAVPGSLVAVALGIGASAAFDLADRGVDTVGDIAAGLPPFGFPDVSAGDLGALAAGSAGVLLVAFAEGLGAAKTYAARAHREVGADRELIGLGAANLGAGLSGGMVVNGSLSKTAVNWSAGARTQLSGIVAAALTVLTLLFLTGLFERLPEAVLAAVVIAAVVELVDIPSLVALHRVFTHRLGQAYGVAARPDFLASVAALLGVLAFGTLPGLFIGITVSLLLLLYRSSRPVVSELGRLPGDGHYAALDRHPESRRVPGVAVLRVEGGIYFANTDRIRTEVRAAAARTGVKAVVVDAETVPFVDVSAVRMLDALAAELKAGGTRLLLARDVGQVRDVLRTADARAELMRVHPTVREAVDAARRET, encoded by the coding sequence GTGGACCCGCTGTTCTCCTCCCTGCGGGGCTACCGGCGGCGGTGGCTCGGGCGGGACGCGCTCGCCGGGGCGACCGTGTGGGCGGTCCTGGTGCCCGAAGCGCTCGCCTACGCGACGATCGCCGGCGTCCCGCCCGTGGCCGGCCTCTACGCCGCGCCGGCGGCGCTGCTCCTCTACGCCGCCCTCGGCAGCTCCGCGCACCTGGTCGTCGGGCCGATGGCGGCGACGGCGGCGCTGTCGGCGGCGGTCGTCGGGGAGGCCGCCGACGGTTCGGGCGCGCGCTTCGCCGCGATGACGGCGGCCCTCGCCCTCACGGTGGGCGGGGCGGCGCTCCTCGGCGGAGCGCTGCGCCTGGGCTTCCTCGCGTCCTTCGTCTCCGAGCCGGTGATGAAGGGCTTCATCGTGGGCCTCGCGCTGACGATCATCGCGGGCCAGCTGCCGAAGCTGCTCGGCCTCGAGGGCGGGCCGGGGGACTTCTTCGAGAAGGTGTGGACCCTCGTCGGCGACCTCGGCGCCACCAGCGGCCTCACCGCCCTGGTGGGCGCCGGCGGCCTCGCCCTGATCCTCGCCCTCCGCAAGGCCGCCCCCGCCGTGCCCGGCTCGCTGGTCGCGGTGGCGCTGGGCATCGGCGCGTCCGCCGCCTTCGACCTGGCCGACCGGGGCGTCGACACCGTCGGCGACATCGCCGCCGGCCTCCCCCCGTTCGGCTTCCCCGACGTCTCGGCCGGCGACCTCGGCGCCCTCGCCGCCGGAAGCGCCGGTGTGCTGCTCGTCGCCTTCGCCGAGGGCCTCGGCGCGGCGAAGACCTACGCCGCCCGCGCCCACCGCGAGGTCGGCGCCGACCGCGAGCTCATCGGCCTCGGCGCCGCCAACCTGGGCGCCGGCCTGTCCGGCGGCATGGTCGTCAACGGCAGCCTCTCCAAGACGGCCGTCAACTGGTCGGCGGGCGCCCGCACCCAGCTCTCCGGGATCGTCGCGGCGGCCCTCACCGTGCTCACCCTGCTCTTCCTCACCGGCCTCTTCGAACGGCTGCCCGAGGCGGTGCTCGCCGCGGTGGTGATCGCGGCGGTGGTCGAGCTCGTCGACATCCCCTCGCTGGTCGCCCTCCACCGCGTCTTCACGCACCGGCTCGGCCAGGCCTACGGCGTCGCCGCCCGGCCCGACTTCCTCGCCTCGGTGGCGGCGCTGCTCGGCGTGCTGGCCTTCGGCACCCTCCCCGGCCTCTTCATCGGCATCACCGTCTCCCTGCTCCTGCTCCTCTACCGCTCCTCGCGCCCGGTCGTCAGCGAACTGGGGCGGCTGCCCGGCGACGGGCACTACGCCGCGCTCGACCGGCACCCCGAGAGCCGCAGGGTGCCGGGGGTGGCCGTGCTGCGCGTCGAGGGCGGCATCTACTTCGCCAACACCGACCGGATCCGCACCGAGGTGCGCGCGGCCGCCGCTCGCACGGGGGTGAAGGCCGTGGTCGTCGACGCGGAGACGGTCCCCTTCGTCGACGTCAGCGCCGTGCGCATGCTCGACGCCCTCGCCGCGGAGCTGAAGGCGGGCGGCACCCGGCTCCTGCTCGCCCGCGACGTGGGCCAGGTGCGGGACGTCCTGCGCACCGCCGATGCCAGGGCGGAGCTGATGCGGGTCCACCCCACCGTCCGGGAGGCGGTCGACGCGGCCCGGCGGGAGACGTGA
- a CDS encoding GAP family protein, which translates to MGEAIGQVLLYGVAVALGPFPIIGVVLMLGTPRARTNGPALLLGFILGLSLVGTVVLLVSGGAGPGEQGQPATWVSALYLTVGALLLWTAVKQWRGRPRGDEEPAMPGWMARVDTFTPPKAAGLGTALGALNPKNLLLVVAAAATIARTDTSAGAQAAALAVFVAIGALGTATPVVLYFALKERSKPLLDALKRWMERNNAAIVSVICLLVAAKLVGDAVSDLSA; encoded by the coding sequence GTGGGCGAGGCGATCGGCCAGGTTCTCCTCTACGGCGTGGCGGTGGCGCTGGGCCCGTTCCCGATCATCGGAGTGGTGCTGATGCTCGGGACGCCCCGAGCACGCACCAACGGGCCGGCGCTGCTCCTGGGCTTCATCCTCGGTCTGTCCCTGGTCGGCACGGTCGTCCTGCTGGTCTCCGGCGGCGCGGGCCCGGGGGAGCAGGGGCAGCCGGCCACCTGGGTCAGCGCGCTCTACCTTACGGTCGGCGCGCTGCTGCTGTGGACGGCGGTCAAGCAGTGGCGCGGCCGGCCACGGGGGGACGAGGAGCCTGCGATGCCCGGATGGATGGCGAGGGTGGACACCTTCACGCCCCCCAAGGCGGCGGGACTCGGGACGGCCCTGGGCGCCCTCAACCCCAAGAACCTGCTGCTCGTGGTCGCGGCGGCGGCGACGATCGCCCGGACGGACACCTCCGCCGGCGCCCAGGCCGCGGCCCTCGCGGTCTTCGTGGCGATCGGGGCGCTCGGAACCGCGACGCCGGTCGTGCTCTACTTCGCGCTCAAGGAGCGCTCAAAGCCCCTCCTCGACGCGCTCAAACGCTGGATGGAGCGCAACAACGCGGCCATCGTGTCCGTGATCTGCCTGCTCGTCGCCGCCAAGCTCGTCGGTGACGCCGTCAGCGACCTCTCCGCCTGA
- a CDS encoding DUF1254 domain-containing protein yields MTHAAPLPPQVVESVSTPERVETHLGTLEFPLGVPTDETADRLYDHLDHLHAVRGFLDAYSGVNLWAARRGLADVGVRDHDVLLFSEFMDAKSLVLTGNADTVYFITFLDLTEGPVVVEMPPLTLSFVNDLWFRYVADPGMPGPDRGTGGAYLFVPPGYDGPLPEGGFFTHRVRTTRLVLAGRAFLEDGDPAPIAQRVRERLRIHRYEPGLYGTSVAEIVTGGTAPPPPWTADTWTAALRPADPPRFVEATGLPLNMVPPADATYFDFANELVQDQPAEALDPEIAGPLAAVGIVKGEPFEPDERMRGILAEAAAVGNATARTLACRPRPSEGAHYYGPSSQWVNGLLAAGYDFMTPPADITDSGVQPRPTSGARKLNLRSWWWYLAVGISPTFATRLTGVGSQYLFSFADHEGRPLDGGRNYRLVLPPDIPAARFWSVTVYDNQTRSMLDTPQRFPRSGSQGYPGPAATADADGTTTVHFGPERPDGVPEGNWVQTLPDRGWFAVLRLYSPLSPFFDKTWRAGEIEAAG; encoded by the coding sequence GTGACGCACGCCGCACCCCTGCCACCCCAGGTCGTGGAGTCGGTCTCGACCCCCGAGCGGGTCGAGACCCACCTGGGCACCCTCGAGTTCCCGCTGGGTGTTCCCACCGACGAGACCGCCGACCGCCTCTACGACCACCTGGACCACCTGCACGCGGTCCGCGGCTTCCTCGACGCGTACTCCGGCGTCAACCTGTGGGCGGCCCGCAGGGGCCTCGCGGACGTGGGGGTCCGGGACCACGACGTCCTGCTCTTCTCCGAGTTCATGGACGCCAAGTCCCTCGTGCTCACCGGCAACGCGGACACCGTCTACTTCATCACGTTCCTCGACCTGACCGAGGGGCCCGTGGTGGTCGAGATGCCGCCCCTCACCCTGAGCTTCGTCAACGACCTGTGGTTCCGCTACGTCGCCGACCCCGGCATGCCCGGACCCGACCGCGGCACCGGCGGCGCCTACCTCTTCGTGCCCCCCGGCTACGACGGCCCCCTCCCCGAGGGCGGGTTCTTCACCCACCGGGTCCGCACCACGCGGCTCGTCCTGGCCGGGCGCGCGTTCCTGGAGGACGGCGACCCCGCGCCGATCGCCCAGCGCGTCCGCGAGCGGCTGCGCATCCACCGCTACGAACCCGGTCTGTACGGGACGAGCGTGGCGGAGATCGTCACCGGTGGCACCGCCCCGCCGCCGCCGTGGACCGCCGACACCTGGACCGCCGCGCTGCGCCCGGCCGACCCGCCGCGCTTCGTCGAGGCGACCGGGCTGCCCCTGAACATGGTCCCGCCCGCCGACGCGACGTACTTCGACTTCGCGAACGAACTGGTGCAGGACCAGCCGGCCGAGGCGCTCGACCCCGAGATCGCCGGACCGCTCGCGGCGGTCGGGATCGTCAAGGGCGAGCCCTTCGAACCGGACGAGCGGATGCGCGGGATCCTCGCCGAGGCGGCCGCCGTCGGGAACGCGACGGCCCGCACCCTCGCCTGCCGCCCCCGCCCGTCCGAGGGAGCCCACTACTACGGCCCCTCCTCGCAGTGGGTCAACGGCCTGCTCGCCGCCGGGTACGACTTCATGACGCCGCCCGCCGACATCACGGACAGCGGCGTCCAGCCGCGCCCGACCAGCGGCGCCCGGAAGCTGAACCTGCGGTCCTGGTGGTGGTACCTGGCCGTCGGCATCAGCCCCACCTTCGCCACCCGGCTGACCGGCGTCGGCTCGCAGTACCTGTTCTCGTTCGCGGACCACGAGGGCCGGCCGCTCGACGGCGGCAGGAACTACCGCCTGGTGCTCCCGCCGGACATCCCCGCCGCCCGGTTCTGGTCCGTCACCGTCTACGACAACCAGACGCGGTCCATGCTCGACACCCCGCAGCGCTTCCCCCGCTCCGGCAGCCAGGGCTACCCCGGTCCGGCGGCCACCGCCGACGCGGACGGCACGACCACCGTGCACTTCGGACCCGAGCGGCCCGACGGGGTCCCCGAGGGCAACTGGGTGCAGACCCTGCCGGACCGGGGGTGGTTCGCGGTCCTGCGGCTCTACAGCCCGCTGAGTCCGTTCTTCGACAAGACCTGGCGGGCGGGCGAGATCGAGGCGGCCGGCTGA
- a CDS encoding DUF1254 domain-containing protein yields the protein MPQVSDAPSPGTPPEVLASISCPDRQETVFGAIDFFDGLPLPDTVTRSYDTLDLLRGIEAFLNCVPGASMAAMRRGLRSVGVDSHTIGYTAPRCTSAPVVLTGNTETTYGMTFLALDQEGPTVIEAPGNSLCVVNDMWQRYVTDMGIAGPDRGKGGKYLFLPPGHEGDVPDGYHVVRPATYGSWVLLRALGGTESLLTARIYPLSAAADPPEQRFVNWAEADFNTVHANDFSFFEEIDGIVQTEPPDSLDPERAGQLAALGIVRGKPFRPDDRMRSILDTAARTASGIVRSLAFKPRDPGFFYYPGSSWKTPFPSRSYEFLSPEGARLLDSRAVFYYFAAAASPAMVTAAVGAGSQYAYTAEDSTGEWLDGARSYTLTLPKGIPAKNFWAVNVYDPQTRSLLRTDQPYPSVNSLGEGVRAEANGDTIVHFGPTAPEGREANWVRTVPGKGWFVLLRLYGPLESWYDQSWRPGEIEPV from the coding sequence GTGCCCCAGGTCAGTGACGCCCCCAGTCCGGGCACACCGCCCGAAGTCCTCGCCTCGATCAGCTGCCCCGACCGGCAGGAGACGGTCTTCGGCGCGATCGACTTCTTCGACGGCCTGCCGCTGCCCGACACGGTCACCCGCAGCTACGACACGCTCGACCTGCTCCGCGGCATCGAGGCGTTCCTCAACTGCGTGCCCGGCGCCTCCATGGCGGCGATGCGCCGCGGACTGCGCAGCGTCGGCGTCGACTCCCACACCATCGGGTACACCGCCCCGCGCTGCACCTCGGCACCCGTGGTGCTCACGGGCAACACGGAGACCACCTACGGCATGACCTTCCTGGCGCTGGACCAGGAAGGGCCCACCGTGATCGAGGCGCCGGGCAACTCGCTGTGCGTCGTCAACGACATGTGGCAGCGCTACGTCACCGACATGGGCATCGCCGGACCCGACCGGGGCAAGGGCGGCAAGTACCTCTTCCTGCCCCCCGGCCACGAGGGCGACGTCCCCGACGGGTACCACGTCGTGCGCCCGGCGACCTACGGCTCCTGGGTGCTGCTGCGCGCGCTCGGCGGCACCGAGAGCCTGCTCACGGCGCGCATCTACCCGCTCTCCGCCGCGGCCGACCCGCCCGAGCAGCGCTTCGTCAACTGGGCGGAGGCCGACTTCAACACCGTCCACGCCAACGACTTCTCCTTCTTCGAGGAGATCGACGGCATCGTCCAGACGGAGCCGCCCGACTCGCTCGACCCCGAGCGCGCCGGCCAGCTCGCCGCCCTCGGCATCGTGCGCGGCAAACCCTTCCGGCCGGACGACCGCATGCGCTCGATCCTCGACACCGCCGCCAGGACGGCGTCGGGCATCGTGCGCTCGCTGGCCTTCAAGCCGCGCGACCCGGGCTTCTTCTACTATCCCGGCAGCTCGTGGAAGACCCCGTTCCCCTCGCGCAGCTACGAGTTTCTCTCCCCGGAGGGAGCCCGGCTCCTGGACTCGCGGGCGGTGTTCTACTACTTCGCCGCCGCCGCCTCACCGGCCATGGTGACCGCGGCCGTCGGGGCCGGCTCGCAGTACGCCTACACGGCGGAGGACTCCACCGGCGAATGGCTCGACGGCGCCCGCTCGTACACCCTCACCCTGCCCAAGGGCATCCCGGCGAAGAACTTCTGGGCCGTCAACGTCTACGACCCCCAGACCCGCTCGCTGCTGCGCACCGACCAGCCCTACCCGAGCGTCAACAGCCTTGGCGAAGGCGTACGGGCCGAAGCCAACGGCGACACGATCGTCCACTTCGGCCCGACGGCGCCCGAGGGACGGGAGGCCAACTGGGTGCGGACCGTACCCGGCAAGGGGTGGTTCGTGCTCCTGCGGCTCTACGGCCCCCTCGAGAGCTGGTACGACCAGAGCTGGCGTCCCGGCGAGATCGAACCGGTGTGA
- a CDS encoding DUF397 domain-containing protein, with product MNTMQDSARLVWSKSSYSGDEGGECVEVASGAVAVHVRDSKERGGPRLVFAPDVWSGFVAGLGRDAT from the coding sequence ATGAACACCATGCAAGATTCCGCGCGACTGGTCTGGTCCAAGAGCAGCTACAGCGGTGACGAGGGCGGTGAATGCGTCGAGGTCGCCTCCGGCGCGGTCGCCGTGCACGTGCGGGACTCCAAGGAACGCGGCGGTCCCCGGCTCGTGTTCGCGCCGGACGTCTGGTCCGGGTTCGTCGCGGGCCTGGGGCGGGACGCCACCTGA
- a CDS encoding carbohydrate binding domain-containing protein: protein MRRRRSLARPWAAGALAAGILALPLTPPTTPVAAAAPAPEAAASATVFYYTKTKGWTDHYLHYAPDGGTWTAVPGARMQAACTDWVKLTVDLGSAQGLKAAFNNGKGVWDNNGGQDYDLGAGSITVKDGVVAHSDPCAGSGTGPGNEATVYYSTQALGWTTANLHYRPAGGSWTAVPGTGMEAACTGWWKRTVGLGSATSMTAAFNNGNGIWDNNNGADYTLKSGTSTVKNNTVTANAPDPCAAEPPDTQAPTVPTGVRASATGTSVVVTWNAADDDTGVTRYQVTRTGGTEGSTVTDVTSTVLSDTGLEENTAYTYTVKALDAAGNTSAASAAATATTGKKPPTPATGAPLGTDPRKDPIYFVMTARFNDGDSSNNRGGSQHVRSGNAANNDPMFRGDFKGLVERLDYIKALGFSAVWITPVVLNRSDYDFHGYHGYDFYKVDARLESAGASYQDLINAAHAKGMKIYQDVVYNHSSRWGAKGLFTPTVYGVRDNQWSWLYDEKNPGFEYDGLTVETKSGKSYYNGDLWSTAEPSGNTCLNWGKPTGGKSPEGYTLYNCQWPSPTSGMFPKAYYHNCWIGNWEGEDSRSCWLHDDLADFDTESAPVQNYLIGAYNKYIDMGVDGFRVDTAVHIPRVTWNRRFLPAIQERVTQRFGAEAAKNFFVFGEVAAFVNDKWNRGSVNHSAQFYTWKERKEYSADDAKAALEQYDHENGLGTANQPTSANAFLDGNTYRTPDRSRFSGMHIIDMRMHMNFGDAHNAFHNGKDSDDSVNDATYNVVYVDSHDYGPNKSSERYTGGTDAWAENMSLMWTFRGIPTLYYGSEIEFQKGKKIDCGPTCPLATTGRAYFGDHLAGSVTASGFGSVASASGQVATTLDQPLVKHLQRLNQIRRAVPALQMGQYSTEGISGDMAFKRRYTEGGTDSFALVAVSGAATYTGIPNGTYRDAVTGDTRTVTDGRLSVAAPGKGNLRVYVLNGPGKIGTAGPYLK from the coding sequence ATGAGACGCCGCCGCTCCCTCGCCCGCCCCTGGGCGGCAGGAGCCCTCGCCGCGGGCATCCTCGCCCTGCCACTCACCCCGCCCACGACCCCCGTGGCCGCCGCCGCGCCGGCCCCCGAAGCCGCCGCCTCGGCCACGGTCTTCTACTACACCAAGACGAAGGGCTGGACGGACCACTACCTCCACTACGCCCCCGACGGCGGGACCTGGACGGCCGTGCCCGGCGCCCGTATGCAGGCCGCCTGCACGGACTGGGTGAAGCTGACCGTCGACCTGGGCTCCGCCCAGGGCCTCAAGGCCGCCTTCAACAACGGGAAGGGGGTCTGGGACAACAACGGCGGGCAGGACTACGACCTGGGCGCCGGCAGCATCACGGTCAAGGACGGCGTGGTCGCCCACAGCGACCCGTGCGCCGGCTCCGGCACGGGCCCCGGCAACGAGGCGACCGTGTACTACTCGACGCAGGCCCTCGGCTGGACCACCGCCAACCTGCACTACCGGCCCGCCGGCGGCTCCTGGACCGCCGTCCCCGGCACGGGCATGGAGGCCGCCTGCACCGGCTGGTGGAAGCGGACGGTCGGCCTGGGCTCCGCCACCTCGATGACCGCGGCCTTCAACAACGGCAACGGCATCTGGGACAACAACAACGGCGCGGACTACACCCTGAAGTCCGGCACGAGCACGGTGAAGAACAACACCGTCACCGCGAACGCGCCCGACCCCTGCGCCGCCGAGCCGCCCGACACCCAGGCGCCCACCGTCCCGACGGGCGTCCGGGCGAGCGCGACCGGCACCTCCGTCGTCGTCACCTGGAACGCCGCCGACGACGACACCGGCGTGACCCGCTACCAGGTCACCCGCACCGGCGGCACCGAGGGCAGCACCGTCACCGACGTGACCTCCACCGTGCTCTCCGACACGGGCCTGGAGGAGAACACCGCCTACACCTACACCGTCAAGGCCCTGGACGCGGCCGGGAACACCTCCGCCGCCTCCGCCGCGGCGACGGCGACCACGGGCAAGAAGCCGCCCACCCCCGCCACGGGCGCCCCGCTGGGCACGGACCCGCGCAAGGACCCGATCTACTTCGTCATGACCGCCCGCTTCAACGACGGTGACAGCTCCAACAACCGGGGCGGCAGCCAGCACGTGCGGTCGGGCAACGCCGCCAACAACGACCCCATGTTCCGCGGTGACTTCAAGGGCCTGGTCGAGCGGCTCGACTACATCAAGGCCCTCGGCTTCTCGGCGGTCTGGATCACCCCGGTCGTCCTCAACCGCTCCGACTACGACTTCCACGGCTACCACGGCTACGACTTCTACAAGGTCGACGCCCGCCTGGAGTCGGCCGGCGCGAGCTACCAGGACCTGATCAACGCGGCCCACGCCAAGGGCATGAAGATCTACCAGGACGTCGTCTACAACCACAGCTCCCGCTGGGGCGCCAAGGGACTGTTCACGCCGACCGTGTACGGCGTGCGGGACAACCAGTGGAGCTGGCTGTACGACGAGAAGAATCCGGGCTTCGAGTACGACGGCCTCACCGTCGAGACCAAGTCCGGCAAGTCGTACTACAACGGCGACCTCTGGTCCACCGCCGAGCCGTCCGGCAACACCTGCCTCAACTGGGGCAAGCCCACCGGCGGCAAGAGCCCCGAGGGGTACACGCTCTACAACTGCCAGTGGCCGAGCCCGACGTCGGGCATGTTCCCGAAGGCGTACTACCACAACTGCTGGATCGGCAACTGGGAGGGCGAGGACTCCCGTTCCTGCTGGCTGCACGACGACCTCGCCGACTTCGACACCGAGTCGGCGCCCGTGCAGAACTACCTGATCGGCGCCTACAACAAGTACATCGACATGGGCGTGGACGGCTTCCGGGTCGACACGGCCGTCCACATCCCGCGCGTGACCTGGAACCGCCGCTTCCTCCCCGCCATCCAGGAGCGCGTCACCCAGCGCTTCGGCGCCGAGGCCGCGAAGAACTTCTTCGTCTTCGGCGAGGTCGCCGCCTTCGTCAACGACAAGTGGAACCGCGGCTCCGTCAACCACTCCGCGCAGTTCTACACCTGGAAGGAACGCAAGGAGTACAGCGCCGACGACGCGAAGGCGGCCCTGGAGCAGTACGACCACGAGAACGGCCTGGGCACGGCCAACCAGCCGACCTCGGCCAACGCCTTCCTGGACGGCAACACCTACCGCACCCCCGACCGCAGCCGGTTCTCCGGCATGCACATCATCGACATGCGCATGCACATGAACTTCGGCGACGCGCACAACGCGTTCCACAACGGCAAGGACTCCGACGACAGCGTCAACGACGCCACGTACAACGTCGTCTACGTCGACAGCCACGACTACGGCCCCAACAAGAGCAGCGAGCGGTACACGGGCGGCACCGACGCCTGGGCCGAGAACATGTCGCTGATGTGGACCTTCCGCGGCATCCCCACCCTCTACTACGGCTCGGAGATCGAGTTCCAGAAGGGCAAGAAGATCGACTGCGGGCCCACCTGCCCGCTCGCCACGACGGGGCGCGCCTACTTCGGCGACCACCTGGCCGGCTCCGTCACGGCCTCCGGCTTCGGCTCGGTCGCGTCGGCGAGCGGCCAGGTCGCCACCACCCTGGACCAGCCGCTGGTCAAGCACCTGCAGCGGCTCAACCAGATCCGCCGCGCCGTCCCGGCCCTCCAGATGGGCCAGTACTCCACGGAGGGCATCTCGGGCGACATGGCCTTCAAGCGCCGGTACACCGAAGGCGGCACCGACAGCTTCGCGCTCGTCGCCGTGTCGGGCGCGGCCACCTACACGGGCATCCCCAACGGCACCTACCGGGACGCCGTCACCGGCGACACCCGCACCGTGACCGACGGTCGGCTCAGCGTCGCGGCGCCCGGCAAGGGCAACCTCCGCGTCTACGTGCTGAACGGCCCGGGGAAGATCGGCACGGCCGGCCCCTACCTGAAGTAG
- a CDS encoding HAD family hydrolase: protein MGASPLGSWNDGPARRAIVAYVTSTADERSPDFVPPADRIAVFDNDGTLWVEKPAPVQTGFVLGKLAERVAADPALAREQPYRALAERDESFLRALDAQEPDAVESMVRAVGAAWEGTPFGAYEAQAARYLASWRHERFGVPATGLVYRPMLELFDYLRAHGWRLFVCSGGGRDFMRVICEDTWGLPRENVIGSAPEFAWRDGTLVRRATPHGPIALGPGKPEYVLARTGRLPRLAAGNDDVDVEMLRSAPFALLVVHDDAEREYAYTDGAARAQSAARRYGWTTVSVKHDWKTVLTPPHTQEEPGAPGQ, encoded by the coding sequence ATGGGCGCGAGCCCGCTGGGAAGCTGGAACGACGGCCCGGCCAGACGGGCGATCGTCGCGTACGTGACGTCCACGGCGGACGAGCGGTCCCCCGACTTCGTCCCGCCCGCGGACCGGATCGCCGTCTTCGACAACGACGGGACCCTCTGGGTGGAGAAGCCCGCGCCCGTGCAGACCGGCTTCGTCCTCGGGAAGCTGGCCGAGCGCGTGGCCGCGGACCCCGCCCTGGCCCGTGAACAGCCCTACCGGGCACTCGCCGAGCGCGACGAGTCGTTCCTCCGCGCGCTGGACGCGCAGGAGCCCGACGCGGTGGAGTCGATGGTGCGGGCGGTCGGCGCGGCCTGGGAGGGCACCCCCTTCGGCGCGTACGAGGCGCAGGCCGCCCGCTACCTGGCCTCCTGGCGCCACGAACGGTTCGGGGTGCCCGCCACCGGCCTCGTCTACCGGCCGATGCTGGAGCTGTTCGACTACCTGCGGGCGCACGGCTGGCGGCTGTTCGTCTGCTCGGGCGGCGGACGCGACTTCATGCGGGTGATCTGCGAGGACACCTGGGGCCTGCCGAGGGAGAACGTCATCGGCTCGGCCCCCGAGTTCGCCTGGCGGGACGGGACACTGGTCCGCCGCGCGACCCCGCACGGCCCCATCGCGCTCGGTCCCGGCAAACCGGAGTACGTCCTCGCCCGCACCGGCCGGCTGCCGCGCCTCGCGGCCGGCAACGACGACGTGGACGTCGAGATGCTGCGGTCCGCGCCCTTCGCCCTGCTCGTCGTGCACGACGACGCCGAACGGGAGTACGCCTACACCGACGGCGCCGCACGCGCCCAGTCGGCGGCCCGGCGGTACGGCTGGACCACGGTCAGCGTCAAGCACGACTGGAAGACGGTTCTCACACCACCGCACACCCAGGAGGAGCCCGGTGCCCCAGGTCAGTGA
- a CDS encoding TspO/MBR family protein codes for MTESTRQARPARRAQGWPLLLLLLALCYAVAAVGGLAASDAGSTYRSLDRPAWAPPPWLFGPVWTVLYATIAVSAWLVLRRRPLAESRAEAALWSTQLALNLAWTPLFFGAGEYGLAFLDICLLLAALAATMLLFRRRSTAAFLLLVPYALWVTYAAALNLAIWRLNT; via the coding sequence GTGACGGAGAGTACCCGGCAGGCCCGGCCGGCCCGCCGAGCCCAGGGCTGGCCCCTCCTGCTCCTGCTGCTCGCGCTCTGCTACGCGGTGGCCGCGGTGGGCGGCCTCGCCGCGTCCGACGCGGGGAGCACGTACCGCTCGCTCGACCGTCCCGCGTGGGCCCCGCCCCCGTGGCTGTTCGGCCCGGTGTGGACGGTGCTGTACGCCACCATCGCGGTCTCCGCCTGGCTCGTGCTGCGCCGCCGCCCCCTCGCCGAGAGCAGGGCCGAGGCCGCCCTGTGGAGCACGCAGCTCGCCCTGAACCTGGCCTGGACGCCGCTGTTCTTCGGCGCCGGCGAGTACGGCCTCGCGTTCCTCGACATCTGCCTGCTCCTGGCCGCCCTCGCCGCCACGATGCTGCTCTTCCGGCGCCGGAGCACGGCCGCCTTCCTCCTCCTCGTCCCGTACGCGCTGTGGGTCACCTACGCGGCGGCGCTCAACCTCGCCATCTGGCGCCTCAACACCTGA
- a CDS encoding DUF6480 family protein produces MTEPLRRPGETPPVEGSTAEAHEERPDRGVWEHPRIWLALILLGCVIVAAFFVARIAGL; encoded by the coding sequence ATGACGGAACCACTGCGCCGCCCGGGGGAGACGCCCCCCGTGGAGGGCTCGACCGCCGAGGCCCACGAGGAGCGGCCGGACCGCGGCGTCTGGGAGCACCCGCGCATCTGGCTGGCCCTGATCCTGCTCGGCTGCGTGATCGTCGCCGCGTTCTTCGTCGCCCGGATCGCGGGGCTCTGA